Proteins encoded in a region of the Streptomyces sp. NBC_00258 genome:
- a CDS encoding glycoside hydrolase family 1 protein: MSDGFLYESFRGVDWGVATADSIAAPPPPPPERGGHFRQWTDDIRQLVGATPDAHRMVAGWPRLQPDGPGVWDRQALDRCDRALDSLLELGLRPGLTLLDRSLPPWLEASGGWLARDTAEHFAAYAAELGHRFGDRVTRWITSTDLAGPTIADHVAGMYTPGRGIGRAGLATVHHILLANGLATQALRAAGASGRIGTTVTLVGGYPATDDPFDRLALERLESWTNRLFLDPMLLGEHMVTEDDVSPVEATGCVHPGDLEIIATAQDMLGLSWHTPFRVTAPENLARVLPANKCQGTLNEVNRLLIGLGFAITPFDDVETTAYGWPLIPEALADAVADLHDLYGELLPPLSVIDNGMGDLDLVDETGHSDDVRRRTLLSARLSWLGRVIARGVPVCGYEYWSVLDNLEAKFRYTRLYAMAVPDHEPPPRPPMPSDWVRGGAFAGPVPSGAAAGLTLVPTGPRAQSVGAP; the protein is encoded by the coding sequence ATGAGCGATGGTTTCCTGTACGAATCGTTCCGTGGTGTCGACTGGGGGGTCGCCACCGCGGACTCCATCGCGGCCCCGCCGCCGCCCCCGCCCGAGCGCGGCGGGCACTTCCGGCAGTGGACCGACGACATCCGTCAGCTGGTCGGTGCGACTCCCGACGCGCACCGGATGGTGGCCGGCTGGCCACGGCTGCAGCCCGACGGCCCCGGTGTCTGGGACCGGCAGGCCCTGGACCGCTGCGACCGCGCACTGGACTCGCTGCTCGAACTCGGTCTGCGGCCCGGCCTGACACTGCTCGACCGGTCGCTGCCGCCCTGGCTGGAGGCCTCCGGCGGCTGGCTCGCCCGCGACACCGCGGAACACTTCGCCGCCTACGCCGCCGAGCTGGGCCACCGCTTCGGCGACCGCGTGACGCGCTGGATCACCTCCACCGACCTGGCCGGGCCCACGATCGCGGACCACGTGGCCGGGATGTACACACCGGGCCGGGGCATCGGCCGCGCGGGCCTGGCCACCGTCCACCACATCCTGCTCGCCAACGGACTCGCGACCCAGGCACTCAGGGCCGCCGGCGCGAGCGGCCGCATCGGCACCACGGTCACCCTCGTCGGTGGTTACCCGGCCACCGACGACCCCTTCGACCGTCTCGCCCTGGAACGCCTGGAGAGCTGGACCAACCGCCTCTTCCTGGACCCCATGCTGCTCGGCGAGCACATGGTGACCGAGGACGACGTCTCACCGGTCGAGGCCACCGGCTGCGTACACCCCGGAGACCTGGAGATCATCGCCACCGCGCAGGACATGCTGGGCCTCTCCTGGCACACGCCCTTCCGCGTCACCGCACCGGAGAACCTGGCCCGCGTACTGCCGGCCAACAAGTGCCAGGGCACCCTCAACGAGGTGAACCGCCTGCTCATCGGCCTCGGATTCGCGATCACCCCGTTCGACGACGTGGAGACCACGGCGTACGGCTGGCCCCTCATCCCCGAGGCGCTCGCCGACGCCGTCGCGGACCTCCACGACCTGTACGGGGAGCTACTGCCTCCGCTGTCCGTCATCGACAACGGCATGGGCGATCTGGACCTGGTCGACGAGACGGGGCACAGCGACGACGTCCGGCGCAGGACACTGCTGAGCGCCAGGCTCTCCTGGCTGGGCCGCGTGATCGCACGCGGCGTGCCCGTCTGCGGCTACGAGTACTGGTCGGTGCTCGACAACCTGGAGGCGAAGTTCCGCTACACCCGCCTCTACGCGATGGCGGTCCCGGACCACGAGCCCCCGCCGCGTCCGCCGATGCCCTCGGACTGGGTACGCGGAGGTGCGTTCGCGGGCCCGGTTCCGTCCGGTGCCGCGGCCGGTCTGACGCTGGTGCCGACCGGGCCACGGGCTCAGAGCGTCGGAGCCCCGTAG
- a CDS encoding thiolase family protein produces the protein MNDRMPVVVGVHATEQALTLPHRDAMDLALEAVSGAIADAGLTPADVDGAQVDWPGPGGVPGEGSSWARMLGRDLRWTSDSMLDNAGSRGLLKAAAAVRAGLADTVVVGGCKLVSRGAGPVGAGVPLEFADVWGSYVVAQFALVAARHMHEYGTTARQLAEVAATIRNNGTTNPEAMMYGRGPYTADDVLASRMVATPFHLLDCCIVGEGGAALVVTTAERARDLPHPPVAVLGGGMEYHQAAYANPALHREVGQLGRDAAARAYAMAGIGPHDVDVFSLYDPNSFEIIRQLEILGLCGEGEGGPLAASGAIAVGGKHPVNPDGGCLAYAWNGTQQMTLKVVEAVRQLRGSAVHQVEGAELAVVGNAGSGAQHYEMSVLGRTR, from the coding sequence GTGAACGATCGCATGCCCGTGGTGGTCGGCGTCCACGCCACCGAACAGGCGCTGACCCTCCCGCACCGTGACGCCATGGACCTCGCCCTCGAAGCGGTGTCCGGAGCGATCGCCGACGCCGGGCTGACCCCGGCGGACGTCGACGGCGCCCAGGTCGACTGGCCCGGCCCCGGCGGCGTACCCGGCGAGGGCAGTTCATGGGCCCGCATGCTCGGCCGGGACCTGCGCTGGACCAGCGACTCGATGCTCGACAACGCGGGCTCCCGGGGCCTGCTGAAAGCGGCCGCGGCCGTACGGGCCGGTCTCGCGGACACCGTCGTGGTCGGCGGCTGCAAGCTGGTCTCGCGCGGGGCAGGTCCGGTCGGAGCCGGTGTGCCGCTGGAGTTCGCCGACGTGTGGGGCAGTTACGTCGTCGCGCAGTTCGCGCTGGTGGCGGCACGACACATGCACGAATACGGGACCACGGCCCGCCAGTTGGCCGAGGTCGCCGCGACGATCCGCAACAACGGCACGACCAACCCCGAGGCCATGATGTACGGCCGCGGCCCGTACACCGCCGACGACGTGCTCGCCTCCCGCATGGTCGCCACCCCCTTCCACCTGCTGGACTGCTGCATCGTCGGTGAGGGCGGCGCGGCACTCGTGGTGACCACCGCGGAACGGGCCCGCGACCTGCCCCACCCGCCCGTCGCGGTGCTCGGCGGAGGCATGGAGTACCACCAGGCCGCGTACGCCAATCCCGCGCTGCACCGGGAGGTCGGGCAGCTCGGCCGCGACGCAGCCGCCCGCGCCTACGCGATGGCCGGCATCGGCCCGCACGACGTGGACGTGTTCTCCCTCTACGACCCCAACTCCTTCGAGATCATCAGGCAGTTGGAGATCCTCGGCCTGTGCGGGGAGGGAGAGGGCGGACCGCTGGCGGCCAGTGGTGCCATCGCCGTCGGCGGCAAGCATCCCGTCAATCCGGACGGCGGCTGCCTGGCATACGCGTGGAACGGGACACAGCAGATGACGCTCAAGGTCGTCGAGGCCGTACGCCAGTTGCGCGGCAGCGCGGTGCACCAGGTCGAGGGCGCGGAGCTGGCGGTCGTCGGCAACGCCGGATCCGGCGCGCAGCACTACGAGATGAGCGTGCTGGGGAGGACCCGATGA
- a CDS encoding FadR/GntR family transcriptional regulator has protein sequence MTNTPVRVPKMAELVAAQLRRKIVRGELTEGEALPAETALMEEFAVSRPTLREAFRVLESESLISVRRGARGGARVQTPEGTVAARYAGVVLEYRGTTLKDVYDARTVIEAPCAGLLAERRTDEDLERLRAAVTEAEALMDDPSAFIRAHMEFHALVVELAGNETLGVLNGMVRHIIDQANWSHVDLDAGSPENVRANRRGFRAHGALVELVAARRAEAAEELWRVHLQEAEDYLLQSRSMTTVLDLLG, from the coding sequence GTGACGAACACGCCGGTACGGGTCCCCAAGATGGCCGAGCTGGTGGCGGCACAACTGCGCCGCAAGATCGTGCGCGGAGAGCTGACGGAGGGGGAGGCGCTGCCGGCCGAGACGGCGCTGATGGAGGAGTTCGCCGTCTCCAGGCCGACGCTGCGCGAGGCATTCCGGGTACTGGAGTCGGAGTCGCTGATCAGCGTGCGCAGGGGAGCCCGGGGCGGGGCGCGCGTGCAGACGCCGGAGGGCACGGTCGCCGCCCGATACGCCGGGGTGGTCCTCGAATACCGGGGCACGACCCTCAAGGACGTCTACGACGCCCGTACGGTCATCGAGGCGCCGTGCGCCGGGCTGCTCGCCGAGCGGCGCACGGACGAGGATCTGGAGCGGCTGCGAGCTGCCGTTACCGAGGCCGAGGCGCTGATGGACGACCCGTCGGCCTTCATCCGCGCCCACATGGAGTTCCACGCGCTCGTCGTCGAACTCGCGGGCAACGAGACGCTGGGCGTCCTCAACGGCATGGTCCGGCACATCATCGACCAGGCGAACTGGTCCCACGTCGACCTCGACGCGGGCAGCCCCGAGAACGTACGGGCCAACCGCCGTGGCTTCCGCGCCCATGGCGCGCTCGTCGAGCTGGTGGCCGCCCGCCGGGCCGAAGCCGCCGAGGAGCTGTGGCGCGTCCACCTCCAGGAGGCCGAGGACTACCTGCTGCAGAGCAGGTCCATGACGACGGTCCTGGACCTGCTCGGCTGA
- a CDS encoding GMC family oxidoreductase, with product MTTFDYIVVGAGSAGCVLASRLSEDPGTSVLLIEAGGKDTTPLIRMPKGFGKLLGDPGFAWHYPVEPVGPTGRVEHWVRGRTLGGSSSVNGMVYNRGDRADYDELERLGNPGWGWDTMLPIFKAIEDNALGASDARGAGGPLHISTAPKPEQLCEDAIAAGTGLGWRRTEDLNASDDERIGYAMATIRNGQRFSAARAFLHPAARRPNLTLSVDTLVTRVLTEKGRAVGVRARSAGRETDFRARREVILSAGSIATPKILQLSGIGPAETLKSAGVDVLVDSPHVGGRMREHRCFVVQYRLKAALGYNKALSTPLRQALSGVKYLATRRGPLAAPAFDVIAFFKTRPELARPDAQLLIAPFSLMPEIPGKETGVEREPGVMGLGYVLRPTAEGRLHITAADPDAHLTITPNYYGSDHDRRVGTAAFRRMRALFETGPIADRIMAETLPGPTVGEDQEIIDAGLEHGRCGYHAVGTCAMGPAENDVVDSRLRVRGVDGLRVVDCSVMPTMVSGNLNGPIMAMAWHAADLVLDKG from the coding sequence ATGACAACGTTCGACTACATCGTGGTGGGCGCTGGCTCAGCGGGATGCGTGCTCGCGAGCCGCCTCTCCGAGGACCCCGGGACGTCCGTGCTGCTGATCGAGGCGGGCGGCAAGGACACCACTCCGCTGATCAGGATGCCCAAGGGGTTCGGCAAGCTGCTGGGGGACCCCGGCTTCGCCTGGCACTATCCGGTCGAGCCGGTGGGTCCGACGGGGCGCGTCGAACACTGGGTCCGCGGCCGGACGCTCGGCGGATCCAGCTCGGTCAACGGCATGGTCTACAACCGCGGTGACCGCGCCGACTACGACGAGCTGGAGCGGCTCGGCAACCCCGGCTGGGGCTGGGACACGATGCTGCCGATCTTCAAGGCGATCGAGGACAACGCCCTGGGTGCTTCCGACGCGCGGGGAGCGGGCGGCCCCTTGCACATCTCCACCGCGCCGAAGCCGGAGCAACTCTGCGAGGACGCCATCGCCGCCGGCACCGGACTCGGCTGGCGCCGCACCGAGGACCTCAACGCGAGCGACGACGAACGCATCGGCTACGCCATGGCCACCATCAGGAACGGACAGCGGTTCAGCGCCGCCCGCGCCTTCCTGCATCCGGCCGCGCGCCGGCCGAACCTCACCCTGTCGGTGGACACCCTCGTGACGCGAGTTCTGACGGAGAAGGGCAGGGCGGTGGGCGTACGCGCCCGCAGCGCGGGCCGGGAAACCGACTTCCGAGCCCGACGCGAGGTGATCCTCTCCGCCGGAAGCATCGCCACACCGAAGATCCTCCAGCTCTCGGGCATCGGTCCGGCAGAGACACTGAAGTCGGCGGGCGTCGACGTCCTGGTCGACAGCCCCCACGTCGGCGGCAGGATGCGTGAGCACCGCTGTTTCGTCGTCCAGTACCGGCTGAAGGCAGCTCTCGGCTACAACAAGGCGCTGAGCACCCCGCTGCGCCAGGCCCTGTCCGGTGTCAAATACCTGGCGACCCGCCGCGGACCTCTCGCCGCCCCCGCCTTCGACGTCATCGCCTTCTTCAAGACCCGCCCCGAACTCGCCCGCCCGGACGCACAACTGCTGATCGCACCCTTCTCCCTCATGCCGGAGATCCCGGGAAAGGAAACCGGCGTGGAGCGCGAGCCGGGAGTGATGGGCCTCGGCTACGTCCTGCGTCCCACCGCCGAGGGACGCCTCCACATCACCGCGGCCGACCCCGACGCGCACCTCACCATCACGCCGAACTACTACGGCTCCGATCACGACCGACGCGTCGGGACCGCCGCCTTCCGCAGAATGCGCGCCCTCTTCGAGACCGGCCCGATCGCCGACCGGATCATGGCCGAAACGCTACCCGGCCCCACGGTCGGAGAGGACCAGGAGATCATCGACGCCGGCCTCGAGCACGGCCGCTGCGGCTATCACGCCGTCGGCACGTGCGCCATGGGCCCCGCCGAGAACGACGTCGTGGACTCCCGGCTGCGCGTGCGCGGTGTCGATGGCCTGCGGGTTGTCGACTGCTCGGTCATGCCGACCATGGTCTCCGGCAATCTCAACGGGCCGATCATGGCCATGGCCTGGCACGCCGCGGACCTCGTCCTCGACAAGGGCTGA
- a CDS encoding enoyl-CoA hydratase/isomerase family protein gives MADPADLVVTSHGAVRLIELNRPEQLNSMSEELHSGLASVWDTLADDPEARVVVLTGRGRAFSAGGNFDIMTRVQRDRAFRERNVDEARRIITGMVRCPLPVIAAVNGPAVGLGCSLALLSDLVLIADDAYIADPHVQVGLVAGDGGALVLPLLVGLTRAKELLFLGDRVGAEEAVRLGIANRVVPKDKLLDEAMDLAGRVAALPVRALRETKRAVNLHLEQAMNSVLEPALLAERDTMHDPDHIAVVEKIIASRGRRQAVEKG, from the coding sequence ATGGCTGATCCGGCGGATCTGGTGGTGACCTCCCACGGGGCGGTCCGGCTGATCGAGCTCAACCGGCCGGAACAGCTCAACTCGATGAGCGAGGAGCTGCACTCCGGTCTCGCGTCGGTGTGGGACACGCTCGCCGACGACCCCGAGGCACGAGTGGTCGTACTCACCGGTCGCGGGCGGGCGTTCAGCGCCGGGGGCAACTTCGACATCATGACCCGGGTCCAGCGCGACCGTGCCTTCCGGGAGCGGAACGTCGACGAGGCCCGGCGGATCATCACCGGCATGGTCCGCTGCCCACTGCCGGTGATCGCGGCGGTCAACGGGCCCGCCGTGGGCCTCGGCTGCAGCCTGGCCCTGTTGAGCGACCTCGTGCTGATCGCCGACGACGCCTACATCGCCGACCCGCACGTCCAGGTCGGGCTGGTAGCGGGCGACGGCGGGGCACTGGTCCTGCCGCTGCTGGTCGGTCTGACCCGGGCGAAGGAACTGCTGTTCCTCGGCGACCGGGTCGGCGCGGAGGAGGCCGTCCGGCTGGGCATCGCCAACCGCGTCGTACCGAAGGACAAACTGCTGGACGAGGCGATGGACCTGGCCGGGCGGGTGGCCGCCCTGCCGGTGCGGGCGCTGCGCGAGACCAAGCGGGCCGTGAACCTGCACCTGGAGCAGGCCATGAACTCCGTGCTGGAGCCTGCCCTGCTCGCCGAGCGGGACACCATGCACGACCCGGACCACATCGCCGTCGTGGAGAAGATCATCGCGTCGCGCGGCCGTCGCCAGGCCGTCGAGAAGGGCTGA
- a CDS encoding MaoC family dehydratase — protein sequence MTSEHTATEIPPLVQGMTYEDMPKGQIFRTARRTVTETDLVNFITWGGFNEPLFWDASHAADGGYTGRLVPGALTYCIAEGLVLQTNVLHGTGLAFLHMELTVQGPVYVGDTLYAVVETTGSRPSSKPGRGVVTSRITVRNQRDEDVLVYTPVRLIRGRDYGAPTL from the coding sequence ATGACATCGGAGCACACCGCCACCGAGATCCCGCCGCTGGTCCAGGGGATGACGTACGAGGACATGCCGAAGGGCCAGATCTTCCGGACCGCCCGCCGCACCGTCACCGAGACGGACCTGGTCAACTTCATCACCTGGGGCGGCTTCAACGAGCCGCTCTTCTGGGACGCCTCGCACGCCGCGGACGGCGGCTACACGGGGCGGCTGGTCCCGGGGGCGCTGACGTACTGCATCGCCGAGGGACTCGTACTCCAGACGAACGTGCTGCACGGCACGGGCCTCGCCTTCCTGCACATGGAGCTGACGGTGCAGGGGCCGGTCTACGTCGGCGACACGCTGTACGCCGTCGTGGAGACCACGGGCTCCCGCCCCTCCAGCAAGCCCGGCCGGGGCGTGGTGACCAGCCGGATCACCGTACGCAACCAGCGGGACGAGGACGTGCTCGTATACACCCCGGTGCGCCTGATCCGGGGCAGGGACTACGGGGCTCCGACGCTCTGA
- a CDS encoding Zn-ribbon domain-containing OB-fold protein: MSRPVPVPTSLSRPFWEAASRGDLVVPCCTSCGLRFFVPEPACPGCMSRDWRYVPSAGRGTVYSVTVVHRAPGPGFDTPFALAVIDLDDGAALLSHVDAGDPDAVVIGMRVRVDFRAFTDEITLPYFVPDTRHERLTTQ; encoded by the coding sequence ATGAGCCGGCCCGTACCCGTCCCCACCTCGCTGTCCCGGCCGTTCTGGGAGGCGGCGAGTCGCGGAGACCTGGTCGTCCCCTGCTGCACGAGCTGCGGCCTGCGCTTCTTCGTGCCCGAACCCGCCTGCCCCGGCTGTATGTCCCGCGACTGGCGGTACGTGCCCAGCGCGGGCCGCGGGACCGTCTACTCGGTGACCGTCGTCCACCGGGCGCCCGGCCCCGGCTTCGACACACCCTTCGCCCTCGCCGTGATCGACCTCGACGACGGCGCCGCCCTGCTCTCGCATGTCGACGCCGGAGATCCGGACGCCGTCGTCATCGGCATGCGCGTCCGCGTGGATTTCCGGGCCTTCACGGACGAGATCACGCTCCCGTACTTCGTGCCGGACACGAGACACGAGCGACTGACAACCCAATGA
- a CDS encoding LLM class F420-dependent oxidoreductase produces MKVDGKLSVWRTTEVVEEARHHEKAGYDGLWASESKHDPFLPLLLAAEHTDRLEVGTAIAVAFARSPMQLAYTAHDLQTYSGGRFVLGLGSQIKPHIERRFAMPWSRPAARMREYVSALRAIWAAWNEGEKLDFRGDFYTHTLMSPFFSPPPAPGGAPQVFVAAVGEAMTRVAGEVADGLLAHGFTTERYLREVTLPTVEAGLAKSGRTRGDFSVSHLLLTATGRTEEELARAVDGTRRQIAFYGSTPAYRGVLELHGWGELGDELNALSKSDRDDKWEAMGRLVDDDVLHTFAVVAEPQHVAAEIRSRYGSLVDRVSFYTAYEIDAEVWEPIVQELHGS; encoded by the coding sequence ATGAAGGTCGACGGGAAGCTCAGTGTGTGGCGCACCACCGAGGTGGTCGAGGAGGCACGGCACCACGAGAAGGCCGGCTACGACGGCCTGTGGGCCTCGGAGTCCAAGCACGACCCCTTCCTGCCGCTGCTGCTGGCGGCCGAGCACACCGACCGGCTCGAGGTCGGTACGGCCATCGCGGTGGCCTTCGCCCGCTCACCCATGCAACTCGCTTACACCGCCCACGACTTGCAGACCTACTCCGGCGGACGCTTCGTGCTCGGCCTCGGCAGCCAGATCAAACCGCACATCGAGCGGCGTTTCGCCATGCCGTGGAGCCGGCCCGCGGCCCGTATGCGGGAGTACGTGAGCGCGCTGCGCGCCATCTGGGCCGCCTGGAACGAGGGCGAGAAGCTCGACTTCCGCGGCGACTTCTACACGCACACGCTGATGTCCCCGTTCTTCTCTCCCCCGCCCGCTCCCGGCGGCGCGCCCCAGGTCTTCGTGGCCGCGGTCGGGGAGGCGATGACCCGGGTGGCGGGCGAGGTGGCGGACGGGCTGCTCGCGCACGGCTTCACCACCGAGCGGTATCTGCGGGAGGTCACTCTGCCGACCGTCGAGGCCGGACTGGCGAAGTCGGGCCGTACGCGCGGCGACTTCTCCGTCTCCCATCTGCTGCTGACCGCGACCGGCCGCACCGAGGAGGAACTGGCCCGCGCGGTGGACGGCACCCGGCGCCAGATCGCCTTCTACGGCAGTACCCCCGCCTACCGCGGTGTCCTGGAACTGCACGGCTGGGGCGAACTCGGCGACGAGCTCAACGCGTTGTCGAAGTCGGACCGCGACGACAAGTGGGAGGCGATGGGCCGGCTCGTCGACGACGACGTACTGCACACCTTCGCGGTGGTGGCTGAGCCGCAGCACGTCGCGGCCGAGATCCGCAGCCGGTACGGGTCGCTGGTCGACCGCGTGTCCTTCTACACCGCGTACGAGATCGACGCCGAGGTGTGGGAGCCGATCGTGCAGGAACTGCACGGCAGTTGA
- a CDS encoding crotonase/enoyl-CoA hydratase family protein has product MPEQEYETVRAEVADRILTVTLNRPAKLNAFNPQMMRDLLDVLDAADADDEVRVVVVTGAGRGFCAGADVSSGGSSFDHRKAGAWHRDTGGRVALRIYSSNKPVIAAINGPAAGVGASMTLPMDIRLASTSAKFGFVFARRGIVPESAASWFLPRAVGMQRAMEWVATGRVFGPDEALSAGLVRSVHPPEELLPAAYELAREIAGNTSAISVALSRQMMWRMLGESHPMAAHRLDSRIMSQIGGGPDPVEGVESFLAKRPPEFPGRVSKDMPAVHPWWQEEEFRPFGE; this is encoded by the coding sequence ATGCCGGAGCAGGAGTACGAGACCGTGCGGGCCGAGGTGGCGGACCGGATTCTCACGGTCACCCTCAACCGGCCGGCGAAGCTGAACGCCTTCAATCCGCAGATGATGCGCGACCTGCTGGACGTCCTGGACGCGGCCGACGCCGACGACGAGGTACGTGTGGTGGTGGTGACCGGTGCGGGCCGGGGTTTCTGTGCGGGTGCCGACGTCAGCTCCGGCGGCTCGTCCTTCGACCATCGCAAGGCGGGTGCCTGGCACCGGGACACCGGCGGCCGGGTCGCGCTGCGCATCTACTCCAGCAACAAGCCGGTGATCGCGGCGATCAACGGCCCGGCGGCGGGCGTCGGGGCCAGCATGACCCTGCCCATGGACATCCGGCTCGCGTCGACCTCGGCCAAGTTCGGCTTCGTCTTCGCGCGCCGCGGCATCGTGCCGGAGTCCGCCGCGAGCTGGTTCCTGCCGCGGGCCGTGGGTATGCAGCGGGCCATGGAGTGGGTGGCGACCGGCCGCGTCTTCGGCCCCGACGAAGCCCTCTCCGCCGGGCTGGTCCGCTCCGTCCACCCGCCCGAGGAGCTGCTGCCCGCGGCGTACGAACTCGCCCGTGAGATCGCCGGGAACACCTCGGCGATCTCGGTCGCCCTGTCGCGCCAGATGATGTGGCGGATGCTCGGCGAGTCCCACCCGATGGCCGCGCACCGCCTCGACTCGCGGATCATGAGCCAGATCGGCGGCGGCCCGGACCCCGTCGAGGGCGTCGAGTCGTTCCTCGCCAAGCGGCCGCCCGAGTTCCCCGGCCGGGTGAGCAAGGACATGCCGGCCGTCCACCCCTGGTGGCAGGAGGAGGAGTTCCGGCCCTTCGGGGAGTAA
- a CDS encoding acyl-CoA dehydrogenase family protein — protein sequence MDFAFSDEQEELRRTVRAFLADTSPETEMRRLMETPEGFDRALWRRMGTELGLQGLAVPEEYGGAGYGPVEVGVVMEELGRALLCAPFLASAVLATTTLLRCDDEDARKRLLPGLASGELVGTLALTEDSARWDAEGVQLTARESAGSWLLTGHKMFVLDGAAADVVLTVARTGEGIGVFWVDGDAAGLTHEPLPTMDPTRRQARLDYHDVPATRLRTSGGDGWDLVSEVLDRASVALAAEQVGVASRALDMAVEYAKVRHQFGRPIGSFQAVKHLLADVLLEVESARAAAHYALLAAENEDTDLPAVASLAKAFCSDASLQATEQNIQVHGGIGFTWEHPAHLYLKRAKTSQLLFGDPAYHRELLARRIGMDSGTNAVGGAV from the coding sequence ATGGACTTCGCGTTCAGCGACGAGCAGGAGGAACTGCGGCGCACGGTGCGGGCGTTCCTCGCGGACACCTCCCCCGAGACCGAGATGCGACGCCTCATGGAGACCCCGGAGGGCTTCGACCGGGCACTGTGGCGCCGGATGGGAACGGAGCTCGGCCTCCAGGGTCTCGCCGTCCCCGAGGAGTACGGCGGCGCGGGCTACGGGCCGGTCGAAGTCGGCGTGGTCATGGAGGAGTTGGGACGGGCGCTGCTGTGCGCGCCGTTCCTCGCCTCGGCCGTGCTGGCGACCACCACGCTCCTGCGCTGCGACGACGAGGACGCCCGCAAGCGGCTGCTGCCCGGCCTGGCCTCCGGCGAGCTGGTCGGAACGCTGGCCCTCACCGAGGACTCCGCCCGCTGGGACGCCGAGGGAGTCCAGCTCACCGCCCGTGAGTCCGCGGGAAGTTGGCTGCTGACCGGCCACAAGATGTTCGTGCTCGACGGGGCCGCCGCCGATGTCGTCCTCACCGTGGCCCGCACCGGCGAAGGCATCGGTGTCTTCTGGGTGGACGGCGACGCGGCCGGGCTGACCCATGAGCCCCTGCCCACGATGGACCCCACCCGCAGGCAGGCACGCCTCGACTACCACGACGTACCGGCGACCCGGCTCCGTACGAGCGGCGGCGACGGCTGGGACCTGGTGTCGGAGGTGCTCGACCGGGCCTCGGTGGCGCTGGCCGCCGAGCAGGTCGGAGTGGCCTCCCGTGCGCTCGACATGGCGGTGGAGTACGCCAAGGTGAGGCATCAGTTCGGGCGGCCCATCGGCTCCTTCCAGGCCGTCAAACACCTCCTGGCGGACGTCCTGCTGGAGGTGGAGTCGGCCCGCGCCGCCGCGCACTACGCGCTGCTCGCGGCCGAGAACGAGGACACGGATCTGCCCGCCGTGGCAAGCCTGGCCAAGGCCTTCTGCTCCGACGCCTCTCTGCAGGCGACAGAACAGAACATCCAGGTCCACGGGGGCATCGGCTTCACCTGGGAGCACCCGGCCCACCTGTATCTGAAGCGGGCCAAGACATCACAACTGCTGTTCGGCGACCCGGCGTACCACCGGGAACTGCTCGCACGGCGCATCGGCATGGACAGCGGTACGAACGCGGTCGGAGGAGCGGTATGA